The following proteins are encoded in a genomic region of Neomicrococcus aestuarii:
- a CDS encoding cell wall-binding repeat-containing protein: protein MARKSVLLTSIALVAALGISGCTGGIDETSEKQNQTQSQLSRDHHVTAAGAMTQKPSAAFSSVNSKGSAASMAASKAVFASSPKVYVARSSQADAVVILAAEAARQGAPMLLLDSSSAAQKALETEIQRLKATEIILPENSNLSDAEKALFGDVSVNEVAIAQDTSSASAPASAATGPDGFIIFTTAASRQEVGTAAALGSLQGAGGTLVELESADPRATSGTIEAIKNVGDKHAIAVGTDFASSEEFAGLAESATAGVELPGGGQVVFPFRRFVALYGHPGTGALGLLGEQGPEESVARVKELAAEYQPFSTEPVQPAFEIITTIASAAPGADGQYSSVTPISKLMPYIDAAEKAGVYVVLDLQPGRNDFLTQAKLYEELLKKPHVGLALDPEWRLGPGQKHMVQIGSVEAVEVNEVSDWLATLTRENKLPQKIFVLHQFRKSMIKDRDQVKADHPELATVLHADGNGGRESKFATWNALRKDLPDGIWLAWKNFIDEDSPTFTPEETFETVTPKPWFVSYQ from the coding sequence GTGGCACGAAAATCTGTACTTTTGACCAGCATTGCTCTGGTTGCCGCGCTGGGAATCAGCGGCTGCACCGGGGGAATTGACGAGACCTCGGAAAAGCAGAATCAGACCCAAAGTCAGCTCTCCCGCGATCACCACGTCACCGCCGCCGGCGCCATGACACAGAAGCCCTCAGCCGCTTTCTCCAGCGTCAACTCGAAGGGCTCCGCAGCCTCGATGGCCGCGAGCAAGGCCGTCTTCGCAAGTAGCCCCAAAGTGTATGTGGCGCGCTCGAGCCAAGCAGACGCCGTCGTAATCCTTGCCGCTGAAGCTGCGCGCCAGGGTGCGCCGATGCTGCTCCTGGATTCCTCCTCCGCGGCGCAAAAAGCGTTGGAAACCGAAATTCAGCGACTCAAAGCAACAGAAATAATTCTCCCTGAGAACTCGAATCTCTCTGACGCCGAAAAGGCGCTCTTTGGGGATGTCAGCGTGAATGAGGTAGCGATCGCGCAGGATACGTCTTCGGCCAGTGCCCCTGCCTCCGCTGCTACCGGACCGGATGGATTCATCATCTTCACTACCGCCGCGTCCCGCCAGGAAGTGGGCACGGCGGCAGCGTTGGGCAGCTTGCAAGGCGCAGGTGGCACACTCGTGGAGCTGGAATCCGCAGATCCGCGCGCCACCAGCGGCACCATCGAGGCAATCAAAAACGTGGGCGATAAACACGCGATTGCGGTGGGAACTGATTTCGCGTCTTCGGAGGAATTCGCCGGTCTCGCCGAGAGCGCAACCGCAGGAGTGGAACTGCCCGGAGGCGGGCAAGTGGTCTTCCCGTTCCGTCGCTTTGTAGCGCTCTACGGGCATCCGGGAACCGGAGCGTTGGGGCTACTCGGCGAGCAGGGCCCCGAGGAATCCGTTGCCCGAGTCAAGGAGCTGGCCGCCGAATATCAGCCGTTCAGCACCGAACCAGTGCAGCCCGCGTTCGAGATCATCACTACCATCGCTTCGGCCGCGCCGGGAGCAGATGGACAGTACTCGTCGGTGACGCCCATTTCTAAGCTCATGCCCTACATTGACGCTGCGGAAAAAGCCGGTGTGTATGTGGTGTTGGATTTGCAACCGGGGCGCAATGATTTCCTCACGCAGGCGAAGCTGTATGAGGAGCTTCTGAAGAAACCTCATGTGGGATTGGCGCTGGATCCGGAATGGCGACTGGGACCGGGGCAGAAGCACATGGTGCAAATCGGGTCCGTGGAAGCCGTGGAAGTCAACGAGGTTTCTGACTGGCTCGCCACACTGACGCGTGAGAATAAACTCCCGCAGAAGATCTTTGTGCTGCACCAATTCCGGAAATCCATGATCAAGGACCGGGATCAGGTGAAGGCCGATCATCCGGAGCTCGCCACGGTGTTGCATGCGGACGGGAACGGCGGGCGAGAATCCAAGTTCGCCACCTGGAATGCGTTGCGGAAGGATCTTCCGGATGGCATATGGCTGGCCTGGAAGAACTTCATTGATGAGGATTCGCCCACATTTACCCCTGAAGAGACCTTTGAAACAGTCACACCGAAGCCTTGGTTTGTCTCTTACCAGTAG
- a CDS encoding YciI family protein, translating to MSVYAVEYVYEPGSEEGRSENRADHRALLASLTDIENVKLVASGPYTDGSGALLLFAAATEEKLRDVLAQDPFNRLGFVKNLRVTEWEPVTGELSQYA from the coding sequence ATGAGTGTTTATGCAGTCGAGTACGTTTATGAGCCCGGTTCCGAAGAAGGACGCAGCGAGAACCGTGCGGATCACCGTGCGTTGTTGGCGTCATTGACGGATATTGAGAACGTGAAATTGGTGGCCTCTGGCCCGTACACGGATGGTTCCGGAGCGCTTTTGCTCTTCGCCGCCGCAACCGAAGAAAAGCTTCGCGACGTGCTGGCGCAGGACCCGTTCAACCGCCTTGGATTTGTGAAGAATCTCCGGGTCACTGAGTGGGAGCCCGTCACTGGCGAGCTTTCCCAGTACGCGTAA
- the ispG gene encoding flavodoxin-dependent (E)-4-hydroxy-3-methylbut-2-enyl-diphosphate synthase, translating into MTAVNLGIPSLPPPVLAPRRKTRQIKVGSVGVGSDSQISVQSMTTTPTTNINATLQQIAELTAAGCDIVRVACPSADDAEALPIIAKKSQIPVIADIHFQPKYVFAAIEAGCAAVRVNPGNIRKFDDQVKEIAKAAKDHGTSIRIGVNAGSLDKRIMDKYGKATPEALVESAVWEASLFEEHDFHDFKISVKHNDPVVMVRAYEMLAERGDWPLHLGVTEAGPAFQGTIKSSVAFGALLSQGIGDTIRVSLSAPPVEEIKVGLQILQSLNLRERRLEIVSCPSCGRAQVDVYKLAEEVTAGLEGMTVPLRVAVMGCVVNGPGEAREADLGVASGNGKGQIFVKGEVIKTVPEDQIVETLIEEALRIAEESGGTDGEDTVQGGPVVTIH; encoded by the coding sequence TTGACAGCCGTCAACCTTGGCATCCCGTCCTTACCACCACCCGTCTTGGCTCCGCGCCGTAAGACGCGTCAAATCAAGGTTGGTTCGGTGGGTGTGGGTTCGGACTCGCAGATCAGCGTCCAGTCCATGACCACCACACCTACGACGAACATCAATGCCACGCTCCAGCAGATCGCGGAACTTACCGCTGCGGGTTGTGACATTGTGCGTGTGGCGTGCCCTTCCGCCGACGACGCTGAGGCGTTGCCGATCATCGCGAAGAAGTCGCAGATCCCTGTGATCGCGGACATTCACTTCCAGCCGAAGTACGTTTTCGCGGCGATTGAGGCCGGTTGCGCGGCTGTTCGAGTGAACCCGGGCAACATCCGCAAGTTTGATGATCAGGTCAAGGAAATTGCGAAGGCTGCCAAGGATCACGGCACCTCCATCCGCATCGGCGTCAACGCCGGTTCTTTGGACAAGCGCATCATGGACAAGTACGGCAAGGCCACTCCGGAAGCGCTCGTGGAATCCGCCGTGTGGGAAGCGTCCTTGTTTGAAGAGCACGATTTCCACGACTTCAAGATCTCCGTCAAGCACAATGACCCGGTAGTCATGGTGCGTGCGTATGAGATGCTCGCCGAGCGCGGCGACTGGCCATTGCACTTGGGTGTTACCGAGGCCGGTCCTGCGTTCCAGGGCACCATCAAGTCCTCCGTGGCTTTCGGCGCGCTGCTTTCGCAGGGCATCGGCGACACCATTCGCGTGTCCCTCTCCGCGCCTCCCGTGGAGGAAATCAAGGTGGGATTGCAGATTCTGCAGTCCTTGAACCTGCGTGAACGCCGCCTTGAGATTGTGTCCTGCCCATCCTGTGGCCGTGCTCAGGTGGACGTGTACAAGCTCGCTGAGGAAGTGACCGCTGGCCTTGAGGGCATGACGGTTCCGTTGCGCGTGGCCGTCATGGGTTGCGTTGTGAACGGTCCGGGCGAGGCTCGCGAAGCGGACTTGGGCGTTGCTTCGGGCAATGGCAAGGGTCAGATCTTTGTTAAGGGTGAAGTCATCAAGACGGTGCCTGAGGATCAGATCGTGGAGACTTTGATCGAAGAAGCCCTTCGAATCGCAGAGGAAAGCGGGGGAACGGATGGCGAAGATACTGTCCAAGGTGGCCCCGTGGTCACGATTCACTAA
- a CDS encoding GNAT family N-acetyltransferase, which yields MAKILSKVAPWSRFTKFRGEPGELVSPTIRVLGEEEREDLKALVALDPVSNIFLDSYLYNGHPMNRSGGRAMVFGQYDDAGLRSACWVGSNVVPVNADFEAGQEFGLALLRAGQRYSSVFGPSDGVMGIWSTLQSGHQKALDVRAHQPLMVQSSPSEVVSAPTLRRARVDEFDVMLPACAAMFEEELGYSPLITGRAYYEQRVQTLISRGYSLVDRDPDGQVVFKAELGNVSPRATQIQGVWMNPSVRGHGLAKSYMAAVIDIALEVAPIVSLYVNDYNKTAVNVYRRVGFEEIGEFATVLF from the coding sequence ATGGCGAAGATACTGTCCAAGGTGGCCCCGTGGTCACGATTCACTAAGTTCCGCGGTGAGCCCGGGGAACTCGTTTCCCCGACCATCCGGGTCCTCGGTGAAGAGGAGCGCGAGGATCTTAAGGCCCTTGTGGCCTTGGATCCCGTCTCCAATATTTTCCTCGATTCGTACCTGTATAACGGCCACCCCATGAACCGCTCCGGCGGGCGGGCGATGGTCTTTGGCCAGTACGACGACGCAGGCTTGCGTTCCGCATGCTGGGTGGGTTCCAATGTGGTTCCGGTCAACGCTGATTTTGAGGCGGGCCAGGAATTTGGGCTCGCTTTGTTGCGTGCAGGGCAGCGCTATTCCTCCGTATTTGGTCCCTCTGACGGGGTCATGGGTATTTGGTCAACCCTTCAATCAGGGCATCAGAAGGCGCTGGATGTGCGGGCTCATCAGCCGCTCATGGTGCAATCTTCGCCTTCTGAAGTGGTGTCCGCGCCGACGCTTCGGCGTGCGCGGGTGGACGAATTCGACGTCATGCTTCCGGCCTGCGCCGCGATGTTTGAAGAGGAGCTGGGGTATTCGCCGCTCATCACCGGGCGTGCGTACTACGAACAGCGTGTGCAGACCCTGATTAGCCGCGGGTATTCGCTCGTGGACCGCGACCCCGATGGTCAAGTGGTCTTCAAAGCCGAGCTCGGGAATGTTTCCCCGCGGGCAACCCAGATCCAGGGCGTGTGGATGAACCCTTCCGTGCGAGGTCACGGGCTGGCGAAGTCCTACATGGCCGCCGTCATTGACATCGCTTTGGAAGTGGCGCCCATCGTGAGCCTCTACGTCAACGACTACAACAAGACCGCTGTGAATGTGTATCGCCGCGTTGGTTTTGAAGAAATTGGCGAGTTCGCAACAGTACTTTTTTAG
- a CDS encoding HNH endonuclease signature motif containing protein has product MTTALEIQPTHPTTDTAPTGASPLAASGAAIPRAALPAGGGVDRFRLIHEAVSSAMDSLMGASMSRGAWKECAGLIEQLSHQIARGQVHAAEQFVDIASREAATGSGNRLRSKNPEEELAAHLGVSKAEIRRRLSVAEGLRDRLDEYGESLGAKLPLVADVFMNGNMSLLAATTMVREISKAETIASATEGVDADATREGMEAALVGANRTGGCPLVSTVAKNWLNRLNTNNVTATDELKRQFQGLHLLGRKYGLNHGEFYFDDEQWAVIAAGSTFEANPRVKTTTGTDASTSGGAKGTTDEAGNAITPNATTSGSTGSCLDVNGDVHEVPEVLKDSRTRAQKLADGLVRSVRAGLESKKLPVNGGLRPQVMVAIDLETLQGRVAADEKYLSHSAQLGPVDPGMIRKIACDAQILPVVLNGEGRVLDVGEPQRLFTQEQRKILYTRDLGCTAPGCTVPADGCEAHHVKEWSQGGPTTIDNGALVCHYHHQLVHETDWRINVSSGVPYWVPPKAVDPNQIPLRNHYFRHGLTP; this is encoded by the coding sequence ATGACTACCGCACTAGAAATCCAACCCACTCACCCAACTACCGACACCGCACCAACTGGTGCTTCTCCGCTTGCCGCGAGCGGTGCTGCTATACCTCGTGCTGCTCTGCCTGCTGGGGGTGGGGTTGACCGGTTTCGGCTGATCCACGAGGCTGTTTCGTCGGCGATGGATTCGTTGATGGGTGCGTCGATGTCTCGGGGTGCGTGGAAAGAATGCGCGGGACTGATCGAACAACTATCCCACCAGATCGCCCGCGGCCAGGTCCATGCGGCGGAACAGTTTGTTGATATTGCGTCCCGGGAAGCTGCTACGGGTTCCGGGAACCGGTTGCGGTCTAAGAACCCGGAAGAAGAGCTCGCCGCCCATTTGGGGGTATCTAAAGCCGAGATCCGGCGCCGCCTCAGCGTGGCAGAGGGGTTACGAGACCGACTCGACGAGTACGGGGAATCCCTGGGCGCGAAACTCCCACTGGTGGCTGATGTGTTCATGAACGGGAACATGTCCCTGCTTGCTGCAACCACCATGGTTCGGGAGATCAGTAAAGCCGAAACCATCGCCAGTGCTACCGAAGGCGTGGATGCTGATGCGACGCGTGAGGGGATGGAAGCCGCCCTGGTGGGGGCTAACCGCACCGGAGGATGCCCGTTAGTGTCCACAGTGGCGAAGAACTGGTTGAACCGACTCAACACCAACAATGTCACCGCGACTGATGAGCTCAAGCGTCAGTTCCAAGGCTTGCACCTACTCGGACGCAAATACGGTTTGAATCATGGGGAGTTCTATTTCGACGACGAACAATGGGCCGTCATCGCAGCCGGTTCCACCTTCGAAGCCAACCCCCGCGTCAAAACCACCACCGGCACTGATGCCAGCACCTCTGGCGGCGCCAAGGGCACCACGGATGAAGCGGGTAACGCCATAACCCCGAATGCCACCACCTCGGGGAGCACGGGGTCGTGCCTTGATGTGAATGGTGACGTTCATGAGGTGCCGGAGGTGTTGAAGGATTCGCGCACTCGCGCGCAAAAGCTTGCCGACGGTTTGGTGCGTAGTGTGCGGGCTGGGTTGGAGTCTAAGAAGCTACCAGTCAACGGTGGGTTACGACCCCAAGTAATGGTCGCGATCGACTTGGAAACGTTGCAGGGTCGGGTGGCAGCTGATGAGAAGTATTTATCGCATTCAGCCCAGCTAGGCCCGGTAGATCCGGGCATGATCCGTAAGATTGCGTGTGATGCGCAGATCCTGCCGGTTGTGTTGAATGGTGAGGGCAGGGTGTTGGATGTGGGGGAGCCGCAACGGTTGTTCACTCAAGAACAACGCAAAATCTTGTATACGAGAGATCTCGGTTGCACTGCCCCGGGGTGCACGGTTCCGGCGGATGGGTGCGAAGCCCATCATGTGAAGGAATGGTCCCAAGGCGGTCCGACCACGATTGATAACGGGGCACTGGTGTGTCATTACCATCATCAACTCGTGCACGAAACCGACTGGCGAATCAACGTTAGTTCCGGGGTCCCGTACTGGGTTCCACCGAAAGCCGTCGACCCCAACCAGATCCCTTTACGAAACCACTACTTCCGCCACGGCCTCACACCCTAA
- a CDS encoding proline--tRNA ligase yields MALRLSSLFLRTLRDDPVDAEVASHKLLVRAGYIRRAAPGIYSWLPLGLKVLGKVENIVRDEMNAIGAQEVHFPALLPKEPYEATNRWTEYGDGIFRLKDRKEADYLLAPTHEEMFTLLVKDLYSSYKDLPVYLYQIQTKYRDEARPRAGLLRGREFIMKDSYSFTIDDEGLEAAYNAHRAAYLTIFERLGLEIVVVKATAGAMGGSKSEEFLHPSAAGEDTYVRSAGGYAANVEAVTTVVPESIDYTNAPAFEVHDTPNTPTIETLVNASNEIKPREDRPWVGADTLKNVVLAVVTPEGERRLVVVGLPGDRNVDTKRMEATIGGILGIGGEVSVEQATDEDLKTQPLIVKGYLGPALGTDNVLLGAEGSKTGLHYLVDPRVVPGTEWITGANEKDKHVFGLVAGRDFTWDGIVEASEVREGDLAPDGSGPLELARGMEMGHIFQLGQKYAKALGLQVLDQNGKLTTVTMGSYGIGVTRAVAAIVEASHDDKGIVWPRAVAPADVHLVVTGKGEELFAAADNLVADLEARGLDVIYDDRPKVSAGVKFSDAELIGVPTIVVVGRGLADGVVEVKDRATGEAQNVELEKIADYLTKLVK; encoded by the coding sequence GTGGCACTACGCCTTTCCTCGCTTTTCTTGCGCACTCTGCGTGATGATCCTGTTGACGCCGAAGTAGCGAGCCACAAGCTCCTCGTGCGCGCTGGCTACATTCGCCGCGCTGCCCCGGGCATCTACTCTTGGCTACCGCTCGGACTGAAGGTTCTTGGGAAGGTTGAAAACATCGTTCGCGACGAAATGAACGCGATCGGTGCTCAGGAAGTGCACTTCCCAGCCTTGCTGCCGAAGGAACCTTACGAAGCCACGAACCGTTGGACCGAATACGGCGACGGCATTTTCCGCCTCAAGGACCGCAAAGAAGCGGACTACCTTCTTGCACCAACGCACGAGGAAATGTTCACCCTCTTGGTGAAGGACCTGTACAGCTCGTACAAGGACCTCCCTGTGTACCTGTACCAGATCCAGACCAAGTACCGCGACGAAGCACGTCCGCGTGCTGGGCTCCTGCGCGGTCGCGAATTCATCATGAAGGACTCATACTCCTTCACGATCGACGACGAAGGTTTGGAAGCCGCATACAACGCGCACCGTGCCGCCTACCTGACGATTTTCGAGCGCCTCGGCCTTGAAATCGTGGTTGTAAAGGCGACCGCGGGCGCCATGGGCGGATCCAAATCTGAAGAGTTCTTGCACCCATCCGCGGCCGGCGAAGACACCTACGTTCGTTCGGCCGGCGGCTACGCCGCGAACGTTGAAGCCGTGACCACCGTGGTGCCCGAATCTATCGACTACACGAACGCGCCTGCGTTCGAAGTACACGACACCCCGAACACCCCCACCATCGAGACGCTCGTCAACGCCTCGAACGAGATCAAGCCGCGCGAAGATCGCCCGTGGGTTGGCGCGGACACGTTGAAGAACGTCGTCCTCGCCGTGGTCACACCAGAAGGCGAACGTCGTCTTGTGGTTGTGGGCTTGCCAGGCGACCGCAACGTAGACACCAAGCGCATGGAAGCAACCATCGGCGGCATCCTGGGCATCGGCGGCGAAGTTTCCGTTGAGCAAGCCACAGATGAGGACCTCAAGACTCAGCCGCTGATCGTCAAGGGCTACCTTGGCCCAGCTCTCGGCACGGACAACGTGCTGTTGGGTGCAGAAGGATCCAAGACGGGCCTGCATTACCTCGTCGATCCTCGCGTGGTTCCTGGAACCGAATGGATCACGGGCGCCAACGAGAAAGACAAGCACGTCTTCGGTTTGGTCGCTGGTCGCGACTTCACGTGGGACGGCATCGTCGAAGCCTCCGAAGTTCGCGAAGGCGACTTGGCTCCAGACGGATCCGGCCCACTCGAATTGGCGCGCGGCATGGAAATGGGACACATCTTCCAGCTCGGTCAGAAGTACGCGAAGGCACTTGGCCTACAGGTTCTGGACCAGAACGGCAAGCTCACCACGGTCACGATGGGCTCTTACGGCATCGGTGTTACGCGTGCCGTAGCTGCGATCGTCGAAGCCAGCCACGACGACAAGGGCATCGTGTGGCCGCGAGCTGTTGCACCCGCAGATGTGCACCTCGTCGTCACCGGTAAGGGCGAGGAACTATTCGCAGCAGCTGACAACCTTGTCGCGGACTTGGAAGCACGCGGACTGGACGTCATCTACGACGATCGTCCCAAGGTTTCCGCAGGCGTGAAGTTCTCCGACGCAGAACTCATCGGTGTCCCCACCATCGTGGTGGTCGGCCGCGGTTTGGCTGACGGCGTGGTGGAAGTGAAGGACCGCGCAACCGGTGAAGCTCAAAACGTTGAGCTTGAGAAGATCGCTGACTACCTAACCAAACTAGTCAAGTAG
- a CDS encoding TSUP family transporter, which produces MEWLTTLPGSGLEDIQLSTVLMVIIAGLAAGWIDAVVGGGGLIQLPIMLLIPGITPVQALATNKMGSIFGTTTSAITYYRRAHPDLRTALPMAGIALIGSFAGAIVATIIPAEIIKPVIVLALIAVLLFTALKPTAGTLTELRYDGATHLTIACLIGLSVGFYDGVLGPGTGSFLIIAMVMFLGYSFLAASAKAKIVNLATNAGALMFFLPSGHLLWGLGLILGVSNMIGGYIGARMAISKGAKFVRVIFLVVVSVLIVRLGWDVVAAW; this is translated from the coding sequence ATGGAGTGGTTGACAACCCTGCCGGGCTCTGGCTTGGAAGATATCCAACTTTCGACGGTGCTTATGGTGATCATCGCCGGACTCGCGGCAGGTTGGATTGATGCGGTCGTGGGTGGTGGCGGCCTGATCCAACTTCCCATCATGTTGCTGATTCCGGGAATCACCCCAGTTCAAGCGCTCGCGACCAACAAAATGGGCTCGATCTTCGGAACCACCACCTCGGCCATCACGTACTACCGCCGTGCGCATCCGGACCTCAGAACCGCCCTCCCGATGGCTGGCATCGCGCTGATCGGATCCTTCGCAGGGGCGATCGTCGCAACCATTATTCCGGCCGAAATCATCAAGCCCGTGATCGTGCTCGCGTTGATCGCGGTACTGCTTTTCACAGCACTCAAACCCACTGCGGGAACTCTGACGGAATTACGGTACGACGGCGCGACGCACCTCACGATTGCATGCTTGATTGGGCTATCGGTCGGCTTTTACGACGGCGTGCTGGGGCCGGGAACGGGATCCTTCCTGATCATCGCGATGGTGATGTTCTTGGGTTATTCATTTCTGGCGGCATCGGCCAAAGCGAAGATCGTCAACCTCGCGACGAATGCGGGCGCGCTGATGTTTTTCCTGCCAAGTGGGCACTTGCTGTGGGGACTGGGGTTGATCCTTGGCGTCAGCAACATGATCGGTGGCTATATCGGCGCCCGCATGGCGATCTCAAAGGGCGCCAAGTTCGTTCGCGTGATTTTTCTGGTGGTGGTGTCGGTGCTGATCGTTCGACTCGGCTGGGACGTCGTGGCCGCATGGTGA